GGTGCAAATAGTTAATAATGTCATCATACCTCCCAAAAGgataaaatcattgtttaaaatagaattatacgcacacaaaaaaacaacaaattattgCACAAGTTTTAGGatgaaaaatgaataatcaCATTCTTATGATGAGTTAAACATTAGTGAAATACTGTGGGTCTGCTTTAATTATTGGTCAATAAAGATGTACacataattattgtaattatctttataaaagtggcactcttagtatattcacaaatataaaaaaagttcacatcatttttgactgataaacctttaactacgtCTTAAATTtagcatttatggaaaataataattcctgataacaagattgtagcgtgtattttataacagaaagcgcaaaaatattaaatgattggtgaatgctaagtctcataaggtagaattaccgtgttttatgctcattttctttattattattatttattattattattattattattattattattattattattattattattttattattttattatcacgAAGGAAACGTTGATATACTcttcataaatatgttatacacTTAATACAAACGTACTTGTACTATGCAACCTCTGTGTTTGAAATCTGAAGGTTTATTCTAGAGGATTTCTATCCAGACAAAAATagataatacaaaaacaattggTGAATGCGACTTATACGGTCATAAACATCACGGTAATATAGAAGCAATAGCCAACAGGGACAAATCAACGGATGTTGTTTCAGATTATTTCCTACATCGATCGTCTTAGTTCTTACGAAAGCGTCTATAtttatgacaattttatttccatatttccCACATATATAGCCCTGTTATATGTCTCTGGGCGCTTTACGAATATGAGCTTTGACTACAATGCTTTAATCTTTAATATGCGCTTTTTACCAGATAAACTAGTTTGTGTTAGATCCGAAACGAAGCATGATAGATTATTATGAACACATGcgtatttacaaatataaatactcTTATCGCTTGCATGCTGGATATTTACTTAACAAGATTGCAATGCATTCCAGTTTCATACGTCTTTTCCTTTCGATACAGTTTATCACAGCCTCTGCGTATACAACCGTAATGGCACATATGTTGGACAATAAAGCTAAAAtgtttgtgaagtttttttaaaatacatatattatagtgAATGTTAATATCGTCGCTGTCAGGACCTAACTTCCGAAGTTGTCAATGGTATGACAGGTCCCAATTGCCAGTCCACAGTCTGATGGTATCTCGGGAGAACATTGTTTTAGTATTTCAGGTTACGAACGAATGGTTTCCGATATTTCAAACCGAGGTCGCTGATGTAAGGTTTTGCAATGAGCATGCTACTAGGGACGTCTCAACAGGCCTACAAGTTTCGAGCGTATGGTTCCAAACTGATCATACTGAAGCCGCTGGTGGtttttacaatgataaactTCTAGGGATGTAAAAGCAGTTGGTGTTCAATCCCGAACGTAATGATGACTTTAACCAATGTGTTCCTTTCCTGTAATGGGGTCCACTGAATCTCGGTCTTGTTGCTGTTTCTCCTGTAGTCTACGAATACCATGCGGGCTGATCGTCGTTCGACCATCTCCAGCCTTCTGATGTGGGTTCCAATTTTTGGATACACTATGGCAGGGAATACACTACAAGTGGTCTCATTAGATTTCTCTGTTTCTAAATTTGGTCTTCTGTGTAACCCTGTGCATCTGAATTGGTTTTAATCCTCCTATGTATAGTGCATTTCGGACAACGGTTGTTGAAGAAACATATTTAGGTACATAGTAAAGTCCAGTTCAGTAGCAGTTCGCCAAGATCGCTGCTGTTATGCACCGTTCTTTCAAGTAATCAGGAATGCCGTATTAGTCAACGAAAAGAACGTTGTGAGTATCTGTGCTAGTTCAACTGCAAACTCTGTTAGCAATTTGACCTCGTAAACTTTACGGGATTTGACGTTAATTTTCAGTTCACGTTCGCCATCGCAGATGATTCTGCTTTTATCAATGGAAGGGTATGGGCTAGAACTAAAGTCAAGTGAAATactttaattttgaagaaaaaataaaggaGTTGTTTGCTCTGGTTTCGATGCTTGAATGAGCCAGGCcggtattgtttttaaaaaagagtcTACCTCATATATCCTTTATCGCTTACCCTCTATAAGGTATACAACTATTTTGTGGCCAGTAACAGAATAACAAATCAGATAAAACGAATTTCAGAAtatttatcattggtttgcaggtACAACATGGCTACAGGAACTCACGTGGTTGATTATGAATGATGGGAACTTTGACGAAGCAATCCAGAAACCTGTTTACTTCCGGTCTCCATTTTTAGAGTTCAAGGACGAAGTTTTAAACGAGGTTGGGCTGGATTTAGCTAATCCAATGCCGTCACCAAGAGTTATAAAGACGCATCTTCCTGTGAAACTTATGCCAAGGCAGCTAAAAACAAGAGATTGCAAGGTATGTAACTCTATACATAGTAAGGATGCCAATTTGTAGGTTAATTGAGGCATATTCATGTAATTACTCATATATATACAGACTCCAAACAAGAAAAAGGAACTCGATTTTCAGATATTGTACatgtaatgcatttatgtataatttcatATTGAAGTGAGTGTgagcatttttttcatatttctaatCTGCAGAAGATTATGTTGATCCTTCAACCAGTCAATTTTGCCACTCGATGACCTTTTTCTGTATGACAGTTGTCATTATGATTAAGGGCAAACATATAAGAACATCTTAACCTTTCTCCTCAGACGATCGTTCTATTCCGAAACCCAAAGGATTTATGCGTCTCATACTACCACTTCTACCGCGCGAGTTCCTCATTCGGTGACTTCCGCGGATCCTGGGAAGACTTCTTCTACATGTTTCTAGACGGACACGGTATGCTTGTGTACGGGAGTTAAAAAAGTCATTCGTTTTGTGAACGGGCCATCGAATTgctcaaaatgtatgtaaatgtattattgttgctgctgctgtcgTATTTATCTCTTCTTATTTAAGCGAGCATGCAAGTAAATTAATGGGAtggtttgcaaataaaaatattaaattaaattagatgaaataagtattttaaatacagAACAATGTTGAAAAAGAACATGGAGAAGAAGTGTTTACGTTTCACTTTTTACAGTTGACCACGGGTCCTGGTTCGACTACACGCGCAGTTGGTGGGCACGGCGGGAGGACCCACGTGTCTGCATCCTCTACTTCGAGGACATGAAGAGTGACCTCCGACGGGAGATTGACCGCCTTTGTGACTTCCTTGAGAAACCACTTCAAGGTATGACGCCACTCCCTCttcattttgtcataaaaatgcTAGGATATCATAAGCTTTTTTACAGAAAATCTAATGCTATTATTTAACGACATAATTCAACATCAACCGGGTAATTACGATTCAAACAATcagttttaaaaagttatatatatatagtgtttgTAAGATATTTCTATTTTGTGTACACAATGGctgtattatgtttttgtaGTATTGGATATGTGCTATTATTTAAGATGCTTATTATTGCAACagtttatatatgatatttctgtattcataatgtttttatgatattcttGTAGGTTGAACGTGATCTGAATCATTTTCTGcgtcttaaatatttattttttttagaattgaGTTTGTACTATgtgttttatgtacaattaaTGATGATATGTAACCTTACAGAGGGCGTTCGAGACGCGATTACCGGCCACTGCCTGTTCGACAGTATGCGCTCCAACCCGATGACGAACCATCTCGATGTGTACTCAATAAACGCGGAGGTGTCGCCCTTGTTAAGAAAAGGTAaggtatttctttttttgtcttccATAGAATAAGAACAGGATATTCATGCCGAAATCGCATTAAAGCCGGAATTTTCCTTTTGACAAATGGGATGGTACAGAAGGATTTATGTTTATAGATGAAAAAGTTAATGTTGATGACCTATATCCACACTGGTCCTACCTGGTTTTGACAGAGATCACTTAAATTCACACTGGTCCTACATAATAGGCTGGATAAAATGCCTGACTTCATTGAACAATTGATAGCACTGGTGAATTTGTGACacttgacctagtgacctataATATTCCAGGGATGACCAACATTCACATTGGTCTTAAATGGTAAACCTATACATTTTCTGACCAATACTTATATTagatctacagaaacaagtacagtagcaaaaaggttaaacaaaaaacaccgTTAACTGGCACGGGGTAAACtccaaagatata
This genomic stretch from Mya arenaria isolate MELC-2E11 chromosome 10, ASM2691426v1 harbors:
- the LOC128206675 gene encoding sulfotransferase 1C4-like codes for the protein MSDNEDEESDVIEKRHEHVLPGEHVYEGVLFFGYTPPDILDAVKDFEVRDSDIFLSTYPKAGTTWLQELTWLIMNDGNFDEAIQKPVYFRSPFLEFKDEVLNEVGLDLANPMPSPRVIKTHLPVKLMPRQLKTRDCKTIVLFRNPKDLCVSYYHFYRASSSFGDFRGSWEDFFYMFLDGHVDHGSWFDYTRSWWARREDPRVCILYFEDMKSDLRREIDRLCDFLEKPLQEGVRDAITGHCLFDSMRSNPMTNHLDVYSINAEVSPLLRKGEVGDWKNLFTVTQSELFDKFYKDELGDLDIPFKFTLD